In Nitrobacteraceae bacterium AZCC 1564, the following proteins share a genomic window:
- a CDS encoding cytochrome o ubiquinol oxidase subunit 2 (product_source=KO:K02297; cath_funfam=1.10.287.90,2.60.40.420; cog=COG1622; ko=KO:K02297; pfam=PF00116,PF06481; superfamily=49503,81464; tigrfam=TIGR01433; transmembrane_helix_parts=Inside_1_31,TMhelix_32_49,Outside_50_63,TMhelix_64_86,Inside_87_106,TMhelix_107_129,Outside_130_414), which translates to MSNVSFAAVKLRETSDAKLSLAGLIVRRFRQFALLPLVAMLGACKAVVLSPSGDVAEQQRDILIQSTSLMLLIVVPVMALIAIVAWRYRESNTTATYEPEWDHSTHLELVIWSVPLLIIICIGAITWASTHLLDPYRQLGRIAEERPIAANTKALRVDVVALDWKWLFIYPEYNIATVNEMAAPVDRPIDFHITASSVMNSFFVPALAGQVYAMPAMQTQLKAVINKPGVYEGFSANYSGAGFSGMRFAFLGVNDADFDSWIGKARAESTKLDRAAYLQLEKPSENEPVRRYASVDSTLFNAIINMCVEPSKMCMSEMSAIDSKGGLGLEGARNTLPLTYDKYARRGAVFGVDPAYVASLCTVQEAEGRSTEAQALPAVDLSRLKGAGLPPPSFTPLRSPPSLSLNATRRPSNT; encoded by the coding sequence TTGTCCAATGTCTCTTTCGCTGCCGTGAAGCTACGCGAAACATCAGATGCGAAACTCTCATTGGCAGGACTGATCGTGCGCCGCTTTCGTCAATTTGCCTTGTTGCCACTCGTGGCGATGCTGGGTGCCTGCAAGGCAGTGGTTCTTTCTCCATCCGGTGACGTCGCCGAGCAGCAGCGGGATATTCTGATCCAGTCGACGTCGCTGATGCTGCTGATCGTTGTACCGGTCATGGCGCTGATCGCGATTGTGGCGTGGCGCTATCGTGAATCAAACACGACCGCGACGTACGAGCCGGAATGGGATCATTCCACGCACCTTGAACTTGTCATTTGGTCAGTTCCGCTGCTGATCATCATCTGCATCGGGGCGATCACCTGGGCGAGCACGCATCTGCTGGATCCGTATCGACAGCTCGGTCGCATTGCAGAGGAACGCCCAATCGCAGCCAACACCAAGGCGCTGAGAGTGGATGTCGTTGCACTCGATTGGAAGTGGCTGTTTATCTATCCCGAGTACAACATCGCGACCGTCAATGAGATGGCTGCGCCGGTCGATCGCCCGATTGATTTCCATATCACGGCGTCATCGGTGATGAATTCCTTCTTCGTTCCGGCACTTGCAGGACAGGTTTATGCGATGCCTGCCATGCAGACCCAGTTGAAGGCCGTGATTAACAAGCCCGGCGTGTACGAGGGCTTCTCCGCCAACTATAGCGGTGCGGGTTTCTCCGGAATGCGCTTCGCATTTCTCGGCGTAAATGATGCGGATTTCGATAGCTGGATTGGCAAGGCGCGGGCGGAATCGACCAAGCTCGATCGTGCGGCTTACCTGCAGTTGGAGAAGCCGAGCGAGAATGAGCCGGTTCGCCGCTACGCTAGCGTCGATTCAACGCTGTTTAATGCCATCATCAATATGTGCGTTGAGCCCAGCAAGATGTGCATGAGTGAGATGTCGGCCATCGACTCGAAAGGCGGTCTTGGGTTGGAGGGTGCGAGAAATACGCTTCCATTGACCTACGACAAATATGCGCGACGCGGTGCGGTATTCGGCGTCGATCCGGCATACGTCGCCAGCCTCTGTACGGTGCAAGAAGCGGAGGGCCGCTCAACCGAAGCGCAGGCTTTACCAGCGGTTGATCTGTCGCGCCTCAAAGGTGCAGGCCTCCCGCCGCCCTCGTTCACGCCGCTGCGATCCCCGCCATCGCTGTCGCTAAATGCGACCCGTCGCCCATCCAATACCTGA
- a CDS encoding DNA-binding transcriptional LysR family regulator (product_source=COG0583; cath_funfam=1.10.10.10,3.40.190.10; cog=COG0583; pfam=PF00126,PF03466; superfamily=46785,53850), with the protein MIDKLEFLIALAHEKHFGRAAESCNVKQPTLSAGIKQLEDSLGLLLVNRGSRFQGLTSDGERVLEWARRIVGEARAMEKDIKALKHGLVGHLRIAAIPTALAMTASLTTPFRARHPDVRFTIVSRTSIEILRLLENLEVDAGLTYLDNEPLGNVNTVPLYRENYRLLTSADGALGDRESVTWAEVADIPLCLLTPDMQNRRIIDRMLQQAGATASPMLESNSMIVLYAHVRTGRWASIMPALLAETLGLTDRVRSIPIVEPNHGYSVGLVVPYREPMTPLTAALTEEAKILAKEIARSGIHPQTVR; encoded by the coding sequence ATGATCGACAAGCTGGAATTCCTAATCGCCCTGGCCCACGAAAAACACTTCGGGCGCGCGGCCGAGAGCTGCAACGTCAAACAGCCGACGCTCTCAGCCGGCATCAAGCAACTTGAGGATTCGCTGGGATTGCTCCTCGTTAACCGAGGCTCGCGCTTTCAGGGATTAACATCTGACGGTGAACGGGTGCTCGAATGGGCCCGCCGCATTGTCGGCGAGGCCCGCGCCATGGAAAAGGATATCAAGGCGCTCAAGCACGGATTGGTGGGGCATCTGCGAATCGCCGCCATTCCAACCGCACTGGCGATGACGGCCAGCCTGACAACGCCGTTTCGGGCTCGTCATCCGGACGTGCGCTTCACGATCGTCTCCAGAACGTCCATCGAAATCCTTCGGCTGCTCGAAAACCTCGAGGTCGACGCTGGTCTCACCTATCTCGACAATGAGCCTCTCGGCAACGTCAACACCGTGCCGCTCTACCGCGAGAACTATCGGCTGCTCACATCGGCAGATGGCGCTTTAGGCGATCGCGAAAGCGTGACATGGGCCGAGGTGGCGGACATTCCGCTGTGCCTGCTGACGCCCGATATGCAGAACCGGCGCATCATCGACCGCATGCTTCAGCAAGCCGGCGCCACAGCATCGCCGATGCTGGAATCGAATTCGATGATCGTGCTCTACGCGCATGTGAGGACGGGACGCTGGGCGAGCATTATGCCGGCACTGCTGGCGGAAACCCTGGGCCTGACCGACCGTGTCCGCTCAATCCCCATCGTCGAACCCAACCACGGCTATTCGGTCGGCTTGGTTGTGCCCTATCGCGAGCCGATGACGCCCCTGACAGCCGCACTCACTGAGGAAGCAAAAATTCTTGCCAAAGAGATCGCCCGATCGGGCATCCATCCGCAAACAGTACGCTAA
- a CDS encoding two-component system response regulator RegA (product_source=KO:K15012; cath_funfam=3.40.50.2300; cog=COG4567; ko=KO:K15012; pfam=PF00072,PF02954; smart=SM00448; superfamily=52172) has protein sequence MDIDRRLLIVEDDASFARALGKSFERRGYDVRQCQRIDDLESLLTGFSPQYAVIDLKLANGSGLECVKMLHARDPDMKIVVLTGFASIATAVEAIKLGACHYLAKPSNTDDIEAAFRRAEGDASVELSSRPTSIKNLEWEHIHEALVDTEFNISETARRLGMHRRTLARKLAKIRMK, from the coding sequence ATGGACATTGATCGCCGCCTTCTGATCGTCGAAGACGACGCATCGTTCGCAAGAGCATTGGGTAAGTCGTTCGAACGCCGGGGCTATGATGTCCGGCAGTGCCAACGCATCGACGATCTGGAATCCCTTCTCACCGGCTTCTCGCCCCAATATGCTGTCATCGATCTCAAGCTTGCCAACGGGTCCGGGCTGGAATGCGTGAAGATGCTTCATGCGCGCGATCCTGATATGAAGATCGTTGTCCTCACGGGATTTGCGAGCATCGCGACCGCTGTGGAAGCCATCAAGCTCGGCGCTTGTCATTATCTGGCGAAGCCTTCCAACACGGATGATATCGAAGCGGCGTTCCGCAGGGCTGAGGGGGATGCCTCGGTCGAACTATCCAGCCGGCCAACCTCGATCAAGAATCTGGAGTGGGAGCATATCCATGAGGCCTTGGTCGATACTGAATTTAACATCTCCGAGACGGCACGTCGTTTGGGCATGCACCGGCGGACACTGGCGCGCAAATTGGCAAAAATTCGGATGAAGTGA
- a CDS encoding cytochrome o ubiquinol oxidase subunit 1 (product_source=KO:K02298; cath_funfam=1.20.210.10; cog=COG0843; ko=KO:K02298; pfam=PF00115; superfamily=81442; tigrfam=TIGR02843; transmembrane_helix_parts=Outside_1_25,TMhelix_26_48,Inside_49_66,TMhelix_67_89,Outside_90_114,TMhelix_115_137,Inside_138_149,TMhelix_150_172,Outside_173_200,TMhelix_201_223,Inside_224_242,TMhelix_243_265,Outside_266_284,TMhelix_285_307,Inside_308_319,TMhelix_320_342,Outside_343_356,TMhelix_357_379,Inside_380_391,TMhelix_392_414,Outside_415_423,TMhelix_424_446,Inside_447_466,TMhelix_467_489,Outside_490_501,TMhelix_502_524,Inside_525_598,TMhelix_599_621,Outside_622_667), with translation MLTDPSFLKFVFGRLTWDAIPYHEPILVVTFAAVALGGIAIVGAITYYRLWGYLWKEWFTSVDHKRIGIMYMVLGIVMLLRGFADAIMMRLQQAIAFGASQGYLPAHHYDQIFTAHGVIMIFFVAMPLVTGLMNYVVPLQIGARDVSFPFLNNFSFWMTVGGAVLTMLSLFVGEYARTGWLAYPPLSGLAYSPDVGVDYYIWGLQVAGVGTTLSGINLIATIVKMRAPGMTMMRMPVFTWTSLCTNILIVASFPILTAVLALLTLDRYVGTNFFTNDFGGNPMMYVNLIWIWGHPEVYILVLPAFGIYSEVTSVFCGKRLFGYTSMVYATVCITILSYLVWLHHFFTMGSGASVNSFFGITTMIISIPTGAKIFNWLFTMYRGRIRFELPMMWTVGFMLTFVIGGMTGVMLAVPPADFVLHNSLFLIAHFHNVIIAGVVFGAFAGINYWFPKAFGFKLDHFWGKMSFWFWLVGFYFAFMPLYVLGFMGATRRLRHFDDPSMQIWTVIAAFGAFLILLGIVSFLVQIYVSIRNRSALQDVTGDPWNGRTLEWSTSSPPPAYNFAFTPVVHDLDAWWDMKRGGYVRPLEGFKSIHMPSNTGAGVILAALSTVFGFAMIWYMWWLAVLSFAALLAAAIVHTFNYKRDFDFPEDQVVKAESERTRRLALEA, from the coding sequence ATGTTGACCGATCCTTCCTTCCTCAAGTTCGTTTTCGGCAGGCTGACATGGGACGCCATTCCGTACCATGAGCCAATTCTCGTCGTGACCTTCGCGGCCGTCGCTCTGGGCGGTATCGCCATTGTCGGAGCGATTACTTACTACCGCCTGTGGGGCTATCTTTGGAAAGAGTGGTTTACCAGCGTCGATCATAAGCGCATCGGCATCATGTACATGGTACTCGGCATCGTCATGCTGCTGCGGGGCTTCGCCGACGCGATCATGATGCGTCTCCAACAGGCAATCGCGTTCGGGGCGTCGCAAGGTTATCTGCCCGCGCATCACTATGACCAGATTTTCACTGCCCATGGCGTGATCATGATTTTCTTTGTCGCCATGCCTTTGGTGACGGGGCTGATGAACTATGTGGTTCCACTCCAGATCGGAGCGCGCGACGTTTCCTTCCCCTTCCTGAATAATTTCAGCTTCTGGATGACGGTCGGCGGTGCCGTGCTGACGATGCTGTCGCTGTTCGTTGGCGAGTACGCCCGCACAGGATGGCTGGCCTATCCACCGCTTTCAGGGCTCGCCTACAGTCCCGATGTCGGCGTCGATTATTATATCTGGGGACTTCAGGTGGCCGGTGTGGGCACCACGCTATCCGGTATCAACCTCATCGCGACAATCGTGAAGATGCGCGCGCCGGGTATGACCATGATGAGGATGCCGGTCTTCACCTGGACCTCACTCTGCACGAACATTCTGATTGTAGCGTCATTCCCCATCCTGACGGCGGTGTTGGCGCTTCTGACCCTTGATCGATACGTGGGCACCAACTTCTTCACGAACGACTTCGGCGGCAATCCGATGATGTACGTGAACCTGATCTGGATCTGGGGTCATCCGGAAGTCTACATTCTTGTGCTGCCTGCATTCGGAATCTATTCCGAAGTGACGTCGGTCTTCTGTGGAAAACGTCTCTTTGGCTACACGTCGATGGTGTACGCTACGGTGTGCATCACGATCCTGTCTTACCTGGTGTGGTTGCACCATTTCTTCACGATGGGCTCCGGCGCGAGCGTGAATTCGTTCTTCGGCATCACGACGATGATCATCTCGATCCCGACAGGAGCGAAGATCTTCAATTGGCTGTTCACAATGTACCGCGGTCGCATCCGGTTCGAGCTTCCGATGATGTGGACGGTTGGATTCATGCTGACGTTTGTCATCGGCGGCATGACCGGCGTGATGCTCGCAGTCCCGCCGGCCGACTTCGTTCTTCACAACAGCCTCTTCCTGATCGCTCACTTCCATAACGTGATCATCGCGGGCGTCGTGTTCGGTGCATTCGCCGGCATCAACTACTGGTTCCCCAAGGCGTTCGGATTCAAGCTCGACCACTTCTGGGGGAAGATGTCGTTCTGGTTCTGGCTTGTCGGATTCTATTTCGCCTTCATGCCACTCTACGTCCTGGGATTCATGGGCGCGACGCGGCGGCTGCGGCACTTCGACGATCCATCGATGCAGATATGGACAGTGATCGCGGCATTCGGCGCATTCCTGATCTTACTCGGCATCGTGTCCTTCCTGGTTCAGATCTACGTCAGCATCCGCAATCGCAGCGCGCTGCAGGATGTGACCGGCGATCCCTGGAACGGACGGACGCTCGAATGGTCAACGTCTTCGCCGCCGCCGGCTTACAACTTCGCATTCACGCCGGTGGTGCATGATCTTGATGCCTGGTGGGACATGAAGCGGGGTGGCTACGTACGCCCGCTCGAAGGCTTCAAATCCATCCACATGCCGAGCAACACCGGCGCGGGTGTGATTCTTGCTGCCCTCAGCACTGTCTTTGGCTTTGCCATGATCTGGTACATGTGGTGGCTGGCTGTCTTAAGTTTCGCCGCACTTCTCGCCGCGGCAATTGTCCACACCTTCAACTACAAGCGCGACTTTGACTTCCCCGAGGATCAGGTCGTGAAAGCCGAGAGCGAGCGGACGCGTCGCCTCGCACTGGAGGCCTGA
- a CDS encoding surfeit locus 1 family protein (product_source=KO:K14998; cog=COG3346; ko=KO:K14998; pfam=PF02104; transmembrane_helix_parts=Inside_1_38,TMhelix_39_61,Outside_62_239,TMhelix_240_262,Inside_263_278), giving the protein MMIIFETREAMVGGQISSRAAPRLEEETSNSSRSSARKLIALGVAAVVGVAILSALGVWQLERRVWKLDLIERVDQRVHAAPVPAPGPSAWAHVNATDDEYRHVDVKGRFLDSRATLAKAVTERGPGYWVIAPFRTSDGFSVLINRGFVPSEQDLHEALKAPDGVTTVTGLLRISEPGGGFLRKNDPAADRWYSRDVDAIARSRGITKDVAPYFIDADASADPRTLPVGGLTVISFPNNHLIYAITWFGLALMLLGWMAYAARQEWTLRKPHSGRTIT; this is encoded by the coding sequence ATGATGATCATCTTCGAGACCCGCGAGGCAATGGTTGGAGGACAGATATCTTCCCGCGCGGCTCCGCGTCTCGAAGAAGAGACCTCGAACAGTTCGCGGTCGTCCGCGCGAAAGCTAATCGCGCTCGGTGTCGCAGCCGTTGTTGGTGTTGCGATTCTCAGCGCGCTGGGCGTTTGGCAGCTTGAGCGGCGCGTCTGGAAGCTCGATCTGATTGAAAGGGTAGACCAGCGCGTTCATGCGGCTCCGGTACCTGCTCCCGGTCCGTCAGCTTGGGCCCACGTCAACGCCACCGATGATGAGTATCGCCATGTTGATGTGAAAGGGCGGTTTCTCGACAGCCGAGCGACTTTGGCCAAGGCGGTCACTGAACGAGGCCCGGGTTACTGGGTGATAGCGCCGTTCCGAACCAGCGACGGCTTCTCGGTGTTGATCAATCGGGGGTTTGTTCCTTCCGAGCAAGATCTCCATGAGGCTCTGAAGGCGCCCGATGGTGTAACGACCGTCACCGGCTTGCTGCGCATCAGTGAGCCGGGCGGTGGATTCCTCAGGAAGAACGATCCAGCAGCTGATCGCTGGTATTCTCGCGATGTGGACGCTATCGCGCGATCGCGCGGGATAACAAAGGATGTCGCACCTTATTTTATCGATGCGGATGCCTCTGCGGACCCCCGGACATTGCCAGTCGGGGGATTGACCGTGATCTCTTTTCCGAACAACCATTTGATTTACGCAATAACCTGGTTCGGCCTTGCGCTCATGCTCCTGGGATGGATGGCTTATGCGGCGCGGCAGGAATGGACCTTGCGCAAACCGCATTCCGGGCGAACAATCACCTGA
- a CDS encoding cytochrome o ubiquinol oxidase operon protein cyoD (product_source=KO:K02300; cog=COG3125; ko=KO:K02300; pfam=PF03626; superfamily=81665; tigrfam=TIGR02847; transmembrane_helix_parts=Outside_1_28,TMhelix_29_51,Inside_52_57,TMhelix_58_77,Outside_78_86,TMhelix_87_109,Inside_110_127) codes for MSADTHAGNVPHNHSHADDHAHGSLRSYMVGFWLSVILTAIPFYLVMNGVIENKPLTSVIIMALAAAQIVVHMICFLHMNAKSESGWTLMALLFTIVIVVITLSGSLWVMYHLNANMMAGHDMSQMP; via the coding sequence ATGAGTGCTGATACCCACGCCGGGAACGTCCCCCACAACCATTCCCATGCCGACGATCACGCGCACGGCTCGCTGCGGAGTTACATGGTCGGGTTCTGGCTGTCGGTGATACTGACCGCGATCCCATTTTACCTCGTGATGAACGGCGTGATCGAGAACAAGCCGCTCACGTCGGTCATCATCATGGCCCTTGCTGCTGCACAGATTGTCGTTCACATGATTTGCTTTCTGCATATGAACGCGAAGTCCGAAAGCGGCTGGACGTTGATGGCGCTGCTCTTCACCATCGTGATCGTGGTCATCACGCTCTCCGGTTCACTGTGGGTGATGTATCACCTCAACGCCAACATGATGGCCGGTCATGACATGAGCCAAATGCCATGA
- a CDS encoding formate dehydrogenase subunit gamma (product_source=KO:K00127; cath_funfam=3.40.30.10; cog=COG1905; ko=KO:K00127; pfam=PF01257; superfamily=52833), which yields MEVVSQMAPNKPWNADRALEIIEEIKEIEGPLLPILHELQEEFGCVPESVLPMIAHALNLSRAEVHGVATFYHDFRREPAGKHVLKLCGAEACQSMGGDHIAACAEKGLGIKVGSTSLDGQVTLEHVYCLGLCAVAPAAMLDGRVVGRVDERRLQGLLAEARK from the coding sequence ATGGAAGTGGTTAGCCAGATGGCACCGAATAAACCGTGGAACGCCGACCGGGCCCTTGAGATCATCGAGGAGATCAAGGAGATCGAAGGGCCCCTGTTACCCATTCTCCATGAATTGCAGGAAGAATTCGGATGCGTGCCTGAATCGGTGCTTCCCATGATCGCCCATGCCCTGAATTTGTCGCGCGCCGAGGTGCACGGGGTTGCCACGTTTTACCATGATTTCCGCCGCGAACCGGCGGGCAAGCATGTGCTTAAACTGTGTGGCGCCGAGGCCTGCCAGTCGATGGGCGGCGACCACATTGCCGCGTGCGCTGAAAAAGGCCTTGGAATCAAGGTCGGCAGCACCTCCTTGGATGGGCAAGTCACGCTTGAGCATGTGTATTGCCTGGGCCTGTGTGCCGTCGCCCCGGCGGCGATGCTCGATGGTCGCGTCGTCGGCCGCGTTGACGAACGCCGCCTCCAGGGACTGCTCGCGGAGGCACGCAAATGA
- a CDS encoding cytochrome o ubiquinol oxidase subunit 3 (product_source=KO:K02299; cath_funfam=1.20.120.80; cog=COG1845; ko=KO:K02299; pfam=PF00510; superfamily=81452; tigrfam=TIGR02842; transmembrane_helix_parts=Inside_1_32,TMhelix_33_55,Outside_56_69,TMhelix_70_92,Inside_93_104,TMhelix_105_127,Outside_128_141,TMhelix_142_164,Inside_165_184,TMhelix_185_207,Outside_208_209) gives MYLTVEDNRSVRAPVFYLADEHHAEGGSTMLGFWIYLMSDCLIFAVLFATYGVLGANYAAGPSPKDLFDLRLVAVNTSMLLLSSITYGFAMLAMAKGRVGAMQGWLVATALFGFAFIGIELTEFAHMIHEGATPQRSAFLSSFFALVGTHGLHVTFGLVWLFTLMAQAARHGLIPANMRRLTCLSMFWHFLDVIWIGVFTFVYLMGMLR, from the coding sequence ATGTATCTAACGGTTGAAGATAACAGGAGCGTACGGGCACCGGTCTTCTATCTGGCGGACGAACATCATGCCGAAGGCGGCAGCACGATGCTCGGCTTCTGGATCTACCTGATGAGCGATTGTCTCATCTTCGCGGTGTTGTTCGCCACCTACGGTGTCCTAGGTGCCAACTATGCCGCCGGACCCTCCCCGAAGGATCTGTTCGATCTGCGGCTGGTGGCCGTCAACACGTCGATGCTGCTTCTCTCCTCGATCACCTATGGCTTTGCCATGCTGGCGATGGCAAAGGGGCGTGTCGGCGCCATGCAGGGTTGGCTTGTTGCGACCGCTCTGTTTGGTTTCGCCTTTATCGGCATCGAGTTGACCGAGTTTGCGCACATGATCCACGAAGGCGCGACGCCGCAACGCAGTGCCTTCCTGTCATCGTTTTTCGCCTTGGTCGGTACTCACGGCCTGCACGTGACCTTCGGCCTTGTCTGGTTGTTCACGCTGATGGCGCAGGCGGCGCGTCATGGGCTCATTCCGGCGAACATGCGTCGGCTGACCTGCCTCAGTATGTTCTGGCACTTTCTCGACGTGATCTGGATTGGTGTGTTCACTTTTGTCTATCTGATGGGAATGCTTCGATGA
- a CDS encoding two-component system sensor histidine kinase RegB (product_source=KO:K15011; cath_funfam=1.10.287.130,3.30.565.10; cog=COG0642; ko=KO:K15011; pfam=PF02518; smart=SM00387,SM00388; superfamily=47384,55874; transmembrane_helix_parts=Inside_1_20,TMhelix_21_40,Outside_41_43,TMhelix_44_63,Inside_64_75,TMhelix_76_98,Outside_99_117,TMhelix_118_137,Inside_138_149,TMhelix_150_172,Outside_173_425) has translation MNSIDHVTDKKNLLLLVQLRWLAVIGQIVTILVVHFWFGIALPLTELAIVIAFLVGLNIFSLSRHYRHDMVSNTELFLALLLDVAALTVQLYLTGGAANPFVSLYLLQVTLGAVLLDAWSTWTLVVITSGCFVWLSVAYRDIFPEQGIGFAKLHMQGTFICFLLSATLLVFFISRINRNLRARDAHLAGLRQQSAEEDHIVRMGLLASGAAHELGTPLATLSVILNDWQHMPSLNEAPETSQEIAEMQLQVERCKTIVSGILMSSGEARGEGTLRTSVNTFFDTLAEEWQMIRSPLRFEYTNAFGDDAVIVSDATLKQVIFNLFDNALEASPKLVRARVARIDDNIVLAVSDQGSGFSKEMLAAFGKPYQSSKGRPGSGLGLFLVVNVIRKLGGVVTAENAPNGGAVVTLTLPLDSLSPRGGYGH, from the coding sequence ATGAATTCCATTGATCATGTCACCGACAAGAAGAACCTGCTTCTTCTTGTCCAGCTTCGATGGCTGGCGGTCATCGGCCAGATCGTGACGATCCTCGTTGTGCATTTCTGGTTTGGAATTGCACTGCCATTGACCGAACTCGCGATCGTGATCGCCTTCCTGGTCGGCCTCAATATCTTTAGCTTGAGCCGGCATTATCGCCACGACATGGTGAGCAACACGGAATTATTTCTCGCTCTGTTGCTCGATGTCGCCGCTCTCACGGTTCAGCTTTATCTCACTGGCGGTGCGGCGAACCCCTTCGTTTCGCTTTATCTTCTTCAGGTCACGCTTGGGGCGGTGCTGCTTGATGCCTGGTCAACCTGGACGCTGGTCGTCATTACCAGCGGCTGTTTCGTTTGGTTGAGCGTCGCCTACAGGGATATCTTCCCCGAGCAGGGCATCGGCTTCGCCAAGCTGCACATGCAGGGCACCTTTATTTGCTTCCTGCTGTCCGCGACGCTCCTTGTCTTCTTCATTAGCCGCATTAACCGGAACCTTCGCGCGCGCGATGCCCATCTCGCGGGCTTGCGTCAGCAATCCGCTGAAGAAGATCATATCGTCCGCATGGGCCTGCTTGCGTCCGGCGCGGCGCATGAGCTCGGAACACCGCTGGCGACGTTGTCGGTGATCTTGAATGATTGGCAGCACATGCCATCTCTTAATGAGGCCCCCGAAACTTCGCAGGAAATCGCAGAAATGCAGCTGCAGGTGGAGCGATGCAAAACCATCGTATCCGGCATTCTGATGTCTTCAGGCGAAGCGCGGGGCGAGGGGACACTGCGGACCTCGGTTAATACATTCTTCGATACGCTGGCGGAAGAATGGCAGATGATCCGTTCACCATTGCGATTCGAGTATACGAATGCGTTCGGTGATGATGCGGTGATCGTCTCTGACGCCACCCTCAAGCAAGTCATTTTCAATTTGTTTGACAACGCGTTAGAGGCATCTCCAAAGTTGGTCAGGGCGAGGGTTGCCCGGATCGACGACAATATTGTTCTGGCGGTGAGTGACCAAGGATCGGGCTTCAGCAAAGAAATGCTGGCGGCATTTGGAAAGCCTTACCAGTCGAGCAAGGGACGGCCTGGAAGCGGCCTCGGACTGTTTCTGGTCGTGAATGTTATTCGTAAACTCGGCGGAGTGGTCACAGCGGAGAACGCTCCAAATGGAGGTGCGGTTGTGACCCTGACGTTACCGCTGGATTCGTTGTCGCCCCGAGGTGGATATGGACATTGA